A window of Staphylococcus lloydii genomic DNA:
ATTAGAAAATAGGGAGTGAATTTAATGTCTGACTTACAGAATAAATTACAACAATATGCACGATTACTTGTTGAAGTGGGGATGAATGTTCAAGAAGGTCAACCAGTTTATATTCGTTCAAGTGTAGACGCTGTTGAATTGACACGATACATAGTTGAAGCTGCTTATCAGCGTGGTGCTTCTGACGTGAAGGTGAACTATAGCGACGAAAAATTAACACGACTTAAGTTTGAATACGAATCTGTAGAACACTTCGAAAATAATGAAGTTAAATCTTATGAAGTTGAAGCAAGAAAAGATTATGTTAATAGAAATGCCGCTAATTTAGCATTAATTACTCAAGACCCAGAGTTGTTAAATGGTATTGATGAGAATAAAATATCTACCTTCCAATTAAAAAACTCTCAAGCATTAAAAGGTGTAATGGAAGCAACACAAAAAAATGAATATCCTTGGGTTGTTGCAGCCTATCCATCTAGAACTTGGGCTCAAAAAGTTTATCCTGATTTATCTGAAGATGAAGCATATGAAAAACTTATTGATGAAGTATTAAATATTGTTAGAGTAGACGGTAATGACCCAGTCGAAAACTGGAAACAGCATGTTGCAGAATTAAGTAAACATGCGGAACGATTACAAGAAAAAGAATATAGTGCATTGCGATACGAATCTGAAGGCACAGATTTAACTATTGGACTTCCTAAAGGTCATTTATGGGTTGATGCGACAAGCTACACAAGTAAAGGACAAGCTTTTGTTGCTAATATTCCAACTGAAGAAGTTTTTACTGCCCCAGATCGCAACCGAGTAGATGGTTATGTAACGAATAAATTGCCACTTAGCCATAATGGTAATATTATCGATGGCTTTACGTTAACTTTCAAAGATGGCGCAGTCGTTGATTATAAAGCGGAAAAAGGTGAAGATGTGTTACGTAACTTATTAGAGACTGATGAGGGAGCTAAAAGATTAGGAGAAGTCGCATTAGTACCAGATGATTCTCCAATTTCTAATAGAAACACGATTTTTTATAATACGTTGTTTGATGAAAATGCTTCTTGCCACATCGCATTAGGTTCAGCTTATGGCTTCAATATTGAAAATGGTACTGAAATGAGCACTGAAGAAAAAATAGCTAGTGGTTTAAATGATTCTTTAGTCCACGTTGATTTCATGATAGGTAGTAATGACTTAACTATTTATGGAGTGAAAGAAAATGGTGAAGAAGAACTCGTTTTCGAAAACGGTAACTGGGCTAAGTAAAATAAATAGTTAGTACAAGGGGATATATTTATGGAATCTAGAAAAAGTAAAGCGATGTCCGCCGCTAAAAGTATTAAAGCGAGACAAGTTTTTCCACAAGATACAAACCATTTAAATACAATGTTCGGTGGTACTTTAATGGCTAATGTAGATGAAATCGCTGCTATATGTGCAATGAAGCATTCAAATACGACAGTAGTTACAGCTTCTACCGATTCAGTTGATTTTTTACAACCCATTAAATCGGGAGACATTTTATCGTATGAGGCGATGGTATCACATGCTGGTACAACATCGATGGAAGTTTGCGTACAAATTATTATTGAAGATGTGATAAAAGAAGAAAAACAATTAGCCGCATTAAGCTTTTTAACATTTGTTGCATTGGATAAAGAGGGCAAACCTACAACTATACCTAGTGTGTACCCTGAAACACCGACTGAAACATGGTTCCATGAAACTGCGCCGGCAAGAGTGAATAGACGCAAAGAACGAAGAGTAGAAAGTAAACAATCTATCGAATTTCTAGCTAGTGCACGTAATAAAGAATAAATTAATAGCGAATGATATTCGTGGGGAATGTCAAACTAAAAAAGCCGAGACTTTTAAAGTCTCGGCTTTTTTAGTTTGTTTGATAAATGCGATGCATCATTTTTTCTTTCTCTTTAAAGTCGGTATGAGGATAATACATATTTTTAACTAACACGTTAGGACCTAAACAATTAAATTCAGCACAATGACAATTTAGCGATTGAGCTAATGAAGAATTTATCCATTGATTAAAGACATCTGGCAATTTATCGGTTTTAATATTTGAAATCGTGCCATTTTCATCACCGAAATCAGTTACAATCACGTTTCCTGTAAAGACATTAACGTTAAGCCTATTACGTCCATCTGGGTCATTACGCGTCGTGACATTTTTAGCATTTCTTAAGCGTTGAAGTAAAGCTTGATCATCTTCATCATTTAAACAAGGATAGATAGGTAATGTGCCAAATAACATCCAAATATCTTCATCCCTTATATCAAGTAAATGGTTGATAGCATGTTTCATGTCTTGTAAAGATAATACATTAAGTTGACTAGCAAAATCTGCAGGGTACATCGGGTGTATTTCATGACGACTACAATGCATATCTTTAACAACTTCGTTATGTATTTTATCTAAATGTGGTAATGTGCTTTGGTTTAACATTGTTTCAGCTGAAACAAACATGCCTTGTTTTGATAAAGTTGAAGCATTATCTAACATTTGCTCATATAATTTTAGTTTGGCTTTGAGCGGTGGTTGTTTTGTCATAGCACCAAAGCCCACATCCGTAAACTCTTCTATTGTTCCCCAATTATGCGAAATATGCATGACATCGATATATTCAGCTATATCCAAATAACGGTCTTGAGGCAACGTTAAATTAGAATTCATTTGGACGTATATACCGCGATCGTATGCGTATTTTAATAATGGCTTGACGACTTGTTTAATTGATTTTTTTGAGAACATAGGCTCTCCGCCAGTAATAGATAATGTTTTTAAATCCGGTATTTCATCTAATCTACGATAAATTAAATCCATAGGTAACGGTTCTGGGTCTTGTGTTTGAAGGGTATAACCAACTGCACAATGACTACAACGCATATTACACAAATTTGTAGTTGTGAATTCAATATTACTTAACGTTAATTGGTTATGCATATTAATATCGTTATACGGCTCCCATGGGTCATTAGAAATATCAATAGGACATTTCTTATTGATAGAGTATGTAGACATTTAAATCCTTCTTTCTTTATATTTAATGGGTTAATAGTGTGCTGAGATTACACTTTGTACTTAAGATTAACAGTTGTTTATTGGTATGAAAATTGGGCATAAAATAGTATACATTAATAAAACGAGATATTTTATGCACTTTAGATTGATTCAACAGTAAAATATACTCTTAATATTATTAAGAGTATATCTTTATTTGTCAAACACATGTTAGTATATATTTATTAGTGATAAAGGAGTAATTAAACATGGATGAAAATCAAACAATTGATCAAATTAAAGCAAGACTTGAAAAATTTATGGAAGATATTGACCACGTTAATCCTAATGAAGTTAAGGTTGAAGACATTGATGAGTGGATTGGTTTATTAGATCAACTTGAAGAGAAAGTAAAATCAGTATCAAATTAATAAAAATAAACGACAATATTACGTTTAAAACTCTTTTTACTTGGTAATAAAATGAATATCATACAAATGAGAAAGGTGATTATTAATGGCTAAAAAAATAGCAGTCCTTTTAACAAATGAATTTGAAGATATTGAATATACAAGCCCTAAAGAGGCAATTGAAGAGTCAGGTAACGAAGTAGTAGTTATTGGCGACACTGCGAATAGCGAAGTTGTTGGTAAACATGGTGAAA
This region includes:
- a CDS encoding aminopeptidase, whose product is MSDLQNKLQQYARLLVEVGMNVQEGQPVYIRSSVDAVELTRYIVEAAYQRGASDVKVNYSDEKLTRLKFEYESVEHFENNEVKSYEVEARKDYVNRNAANLALITQDPELLNGIDENKISTFQLKNSQALKGVMEATQKNEYPWVVAAYPSRTWAQKVYPDLSEDEAYEKLIDEVLNIVRVDGNDPVENWKQHVAELSKHAERLQEKEYSALRYESEGTDLTIGLPKGHLWVDATSYTSKGQAFVANIPTEEVFTAPDRNRVDGYVTNKLPLSHNGNIIDGFTLTFKDGAVVDYKAEKGEDVLRNLLETDEGAKRLGEVALVPDDSPISNRNTIFYNTLFDENASCHIALGSAYGFNIENGTEMSTEEKIASGLNDSLVHVDFMIGSNDLTIYGVKENGEEELVFENGNWAK
- a CDS encoding acyl-CoA thioesterase, which produces MESRKSKAMSAAKSIKARQVFPQDTNHLNTMFGGTLMANVDEIAAICAMKHSNTTVVTASTDSVDFLQPIKSGDILSYEAMVSHAGTTSMEVCVQIIIEDVIKEEKQLAALSFLTFVALDKEGKPTTIPSVYPETPTETWFHETAPARVNRRKERRVESKQSIEFLASARNKE
- the yfkAB gene encoding radical SAM/CxCxxxxC motif protein YfkAB; translated protein: MSTYSINKKCPIDISNDPWEPYNDINMHNQLTLSNIEFTTTNLCNMRCSHCAVGYTLQTQDPEPLPMDLIYRRLDEIPDLKTLSITGGEPMFSKKSIKQVVKPLLKYAYDRGIYVQMNSNLTLPQDRYLDIAEYIDVMHISHNWGTIEEFTDVGFGAMTKQPPLKAKLKLYEQMLDNASTLSKQGMFVSAETMLNQSTLPHLDKIHNEVVKDMHCSRHEIHPMYPADFASQLNVLSLQDMKHAINHLLDIRDEDIWMLFGTLPIYPCLNDEDDQALLQRLRNAKNVTTRNDPDGRNRLNVNVFTGNVIVTDFGDENGTISNIKTDKLPDVFNQWINSSLAQSLNCHCAEFNCLGPNVLVKNMYYPHTDFKEKEKMMHRIYQTN
- a CDS encoding SE1561 family protein encodes the protein MDENQTIDQIKARLEKFMEDIDHVNPNEVKVEDIDEWIGLLDQLEEKVKSVSN